In one window of Chryseobacterium phocaeense DNA:
- a CDS encoding vWA domain-containing protein has protein sequence MTTLKILTIAAGAAFLSSGNLSDIRCSNSNRSDRETQVQNASVNPTVTIGKDNKIQVALLLDTSNSMDGLIDQAKSRLWSIVNTLTTLKYNGQAPQVEIALYEYGNDGIRDENYIRQVTPLTQDLDLVSEKLFALRTNGGNEYCGAVIRDASMNLNWDGNEKSMKLIYIAGNESFDQGKIDYKEVISKAKNKNIYTNTIFCGSREEGTQTFWQNGATVGGGKYFNIDSDKKVIYIKTPYDIRISECNARLNDTYIYYGSHGSEYKLKQVAQDKNAEVQSVSNYVERTVAKSRKNAYQNDHWDLVDKAEKDAGFIATVKDDALPAELKGKSKEEIKKAVAVKSAERGKIQKEIEELSKKRQEYIDAEMKKRGGADSDDLGKAIQRSIIDQAARNGYTSK, from the coding sequence ATGACCACTCTAAAAATTTTAACAATAGCCGCCGGTGCAGCATTTTTAAGCTCCGGCAATTTATCAGACATCCGATGTTCAAACAGCAACAGATCAGACCGGGAAACACAGGTACAAAATGCCTCGGTGAACCCAACAGTAACAATTGGAAAAGACAATAAAATCCAGGTAGCCCTGCTGCTGGACACTTCCAACAGTATGGACGGGCTGATTGATCAGGCGAAATCCAGACTATGGAGCATCGTCAACACCCTGACCACTCTGAAATACAACGGACAGGCCCCACAGGTGGAAATTGCCCTTTATGAATATGGAAACGACGGTATCCGGGACGAAAATTATATCCGCCAGGTGACCCCTCTGACCCAGGATCTAGACCTGGTTTCTGAAAAATTATTCGCATTAAGGACCAACGGCGGAAATGAATATTGCGGAGCAGTGATCCGTGATGCCTCGATGAACCTGAACTGGGACGGAAACGAGAAAAGCATGAAACTGATCTATATTGCCGGAAATGAATCGTTCGATCAGGGAAAAATAGATTATAAAGAAGTGATTTCAAAGGCCAAAAATAAAAACATCTATACCAACACTATTTTCTGCGGAAGCCGGGAAGAAGGAACCCAGACTTTCTGGCAAAACGGAGCGACAGTGGGAGGCGGTAAGTACTTCAATATAGACAGCGACAAGAAGGTGATCTACATTAAAACGCCTTACGACATCAGGATTTCCGAATGCAACGCCAGACTGAATGACACTTACATCTATTACGGAAGCCACGGCTCCGAATACAAGCTTAAACAGGTTGCTCAGGACAAAAATGCTGAAGTACAATCCGTATCTAACTACGTGGAAAGAACCGTAGCCAAGTCCAGGAAGAATGCCTATCAAAACGACCACTGGGATCTGGTAGACAAGGCAGAAAAAGATGCAGGATTTATCGCTACAGTTAAAGATGATGCCCTGCCTGCAGAACTGAAAGGCAAAAGTAAGGAGGAGATTAAAAAAGCAGTCGCTGTAAAATCCGCAGAACGGGGAAAGATCCAGAAAGAAATTGAAGAACTCTCCAAAAAACGCCAGGAATATATTGATGCTGAAATGAAAAAACGGGGCGGCGCAGATTCTGATGATCTTGGAAAAGCCATTCAAAGGTCCATCATCGACCAGGCGGCCAGAAACGGATATACTTCTAAATGA
- a CDS encoding DUF4139 domain-containing protein, translating to MKRYLILLTLFSATFLKAQEIKKEIDVKQATVYLQGAKVFGSTNVNLQKGKNMVRIINLPNNLDENTYKINLEKNTTLLAITPQNNFLKNDELSEGEKKLDDERKKLQRQANLLNIQIKNLTGEQNIINDNLKVSTNDKSIPQEQLIKLTEFYRKRMLEIDNQVFLLNEQKSALDESIAKINKQSAEEQTNKNTNRKELLLEILADQETNLNLGISYIVSDAGWVPSYDLRAESVKKPLDMVYKGKIYQKTGQDWKNVKLFVSTYRPSYNQNRPVLSPLYVAEYSAHNAQAETASYRLKAASREVNSYQMRDEVAAVAPSQIPVANVSDSQMNVIYELNYNQTIVSQEKEQYVILDKKQIDATYKYHTVPKLNNQVFLMAFIKNWQNLNLISGEANIYFEDNYIGKTDITSQYVKDEFPISLGVDERITVKRFKLEDKTSQKSLNSNKWETESYQISIRNNTKESIELEILDQLPISQNSKIQVKALETGNGNFDEKTGSILWNRTISSGASDKVSFSYEVKYPKEMQIQYYSR from the coding sequence ATGAAACGCTATTTAATACTACTCACCCTATTTTCTGCCACGTTTTTAAAAGCACAGGAAATAAAAAAAGAAATTGATGTGAAGCAGGCCACCGTATACCTGCAGGGCGCCAAGGTTTTCGGAAGCACCAACGTCAATCTTCAGAAAGGAAAGAATATGGTCAGAATCATCAACCTTCCCAACAATCTGGATGAAAACACATATAAAATCAACCTTGAAAAAAATACCACCCTTCTTGCCATTACCCCGCAAAATAATTTCCTGAAAAATGATGAATTATCAGAAGGAGAAAAGAAGCTGGATGATGAAAGAAAAAAATTACAGCGACAGGCCAATTTACTGAATATCCAGATCAAGAACCTCACCGGTGAACAGAATATTATTAATGATAATTTAAAAGTTTCCACCAATGATAAATCTATTCCGCAGGAACAGCTGATTAAACTGACCGAATTTTACAGAAAAAGAATGCTGGAAATTGATAACCAGGTTTTTCTTTTGAATGAGCAGAAGTCTGCTCTGGATGAAAGCATTGCTAAAATCAATAAGCAATCCGCCGAAGAGCAGACCAATAAAAACACCAACAGAAAAGAGCTTCTTCTGGAAATTCTGGCAGACCAGGAAACGAACCTGAATTTAGGCATAAGCTATATTGTTTCCGATGCTGGCTGGGTTCCTTCCTACGATCTCCGCGCAGAATCTGTGAAGAAACCACTTGACATGGTTTATAAAGGAAAAATTTACCAGAAAACCGGACAGGACTGGAAAAATGTAAAACTGTTTGTATCTACCTACAGGCCTTCTTACAACCAGAACAGACCGGTTTTATCACCGCTTTATGTAGCTGAGTATTCCGCTCATAATGCCCAGGCTGAAACGGCAAGTTACCGACTGAAAGCTGCATCAAGGGAAGTTAATTCTTACCAGATGAGAGATGAAGTGGCCGCTGTAGCACCGAGCCAGATTCCTGTGGCCAATGTTTCGGACAGCCAGATGAATGTGATCTATGAACTGAATTATAACCAAACCATTGTAAGTCAGGAAAAAGAGCAATACGTTATTCTTGATAAAAAACAGATTGATGCCACCTACAAATACCATACGGTTCCGAAACTGAACAACCAGGTATTCCTGATGGCTTTCATTAAAAACTGGCAGAATCTGAACCTGATCTCCGGGGAAGCCAATATTTATTTTGAAGATAATTATATCGGAAAAACAGATATCACCAGCCAGTATGTAAAAGATGAATTCCCGATCTCTCTGGGAGTGGATGAAAGAATAACCGTAAAAAGATTCAAACTGGAAGATAAAACTTCACAAAAAAGCCTGAACAGCAATAAATGGGAAACAGAATCCTACCAGATCAGCATCCGCAACAATACAAAAGAAAGCATTGAACTGGAAATCCTGGACCAGCTGCCAATCAGCCAGAATTCTAAAATCCAGGTGAAAGCTCTGGAAACTGGAAACGGAAACTTTGATGAAAAAACAGGAAGCATTCTCTGGAACAGAACGATCAGCAGCGGAGCCTCGGATAAGGTGAGTTTCTCGTACGAAGTGAAATATCCTAAAGAAATGCAGATTCAATATTACAGCAGATAA
- a CDS encoding SIMPL domain-containing protein, producing MKLRHFLLIGIFTLGSFANAQEVKKNAIEVTGIAEMEVEPDEIIFSIGIKAENKNDLADNEKKLMETLKNDGVKNEDIKFKSMYQNVYAKSGKFMKNYQFKASTKANISKIFEDLNQKWVSNLSIAEVKNTRITDFRKTVKINALKAAKEKADYLLESMGKKTGAPLEIVEIEDYTSDMVMPAAYKRSLGNVQLEAADAPVEFSFDNIENIKLKYSIKTRYEIL from the coding sequence ATGAAATTGAGACATTTTTTATTAATCGGGATCTTTACACTGGGAAGTTTTGCAAATGCACAGGAAGTAAAGAAAAATGCCATTGAAGTTACAGGGATTGCAGAAATGGAAGTGGAACCGGATGAAATCATCTTCAGCATCGGCATCAAAGCAGAAAATAAGAACGATCTGGCAGACAATGAAAAGAAACTGATGGAAACCCTGAAAAATGACGGGGTAAAGAACGAGGATATCAAGTTCAAGTCGATGTACCAGAATGTATATGCAAAAAGCGGAAAGTTTATGAAGAACTACCAGTTTAAAGCCAGTACGAAAGCCAACATCAGTAAAATATTTGAAGACCTGAACCAGAAATGGGTAAGCAACCTGAGCATAGCCGAAGTAAAAAACACCAGAATTACAGACTTCAGAAAGACCGTTAAGATCAATGCTTTGAAAGCCGCCAAAGAAAAGGCAGACTATCTGCTGGAAAGTATGGGTAAAAAAACAGGAGCTCCTCTTGAGATCGTAGAAATTGAAGACTACACCAGTGATATGGTGATGCCTGCAGCCTATAAAAGAAGTCTTGGAAATGTGCAGCTGGAAGCGGCGGATGCTCCGGTAGAATTCTCCTTTGACAATATTGAGAATATCAAGCTGAAATACAGCATCAAAACAAGATACGAAATCCTTTAG